GGACAAGCACCTGGGAGAGAGTATGTGGCTGTGAACAGTGACATGTGAGGTAGCAGGGGAGGATATGAGATGGAGGGAGGTAAGTTGGTGGGGGCAGCTAGATCTTTTAGAGGAAGTGAATTCCTTTAGAGAGGTCAGAGGAAGCTGTAAGTTCTAATTCCTGGCCTTTGCACTTACTTTCTGCAGAGTTCAAGTTGACTTTGTTTCTAAGCCAAACTCTTCATTTCAGAAATGAGTATGTGAAGTAATGATGTCACATTCACACCAGGCCTGGGACTAAGAGCTCCTGCTCTCTAAGATCTGCTTCTGGCCACCCTGTGGTGCTGGgatccttcctcccttctgcctTTCTCCCATTCCCCAGGACACGGTGGTCCATGcccagtccttccttccttcctgtgatTACAGAGGAAACTGTAAGTTTCCTGGTCGTAGGATCTTCATTATCTTAACACAGCCAAGCCTGCCTGCTTGCTACTTCCTATTTATTGGGATACAAATCCCTTCTGCACCGAAATAATTTTACTCCTAGCAAAAGTAAAGGCATGCtttcaagcattcaaacacacacacacacacacacgcacacgcacacacgcacacgcacacacgcacacgcacacggtGGGGAgttagagagggagagagagggagaaggagggagaaagaaaagagaactggGAAAGCACTAACTCTTTACTTGGCACAATCTTTCTAAGTAAGCATTCAAAGGTCACACTGGATCCTGTACAAAATACAAGTTCCGacccaacagaaagaaaactcccAACACCAAAATGGTAAGAGAATATAATTGTAGGTACTGAACATGGTCAAAAAAAGAGTGTATTTGAACTATATtgaccctttaaaaaaaataccttaaaaaGACAGGACAGAAAAATTTGTCTCTTTGCAAATGCTGAGTCACTGGAGACATGATGAGACTATCCGGAAGTGTCCTGCTTGCCTGGCAGCAGGTGAATGTCCTGGCAGCTCCAACAGATCAGACGAAGGCCCTTTCGACTTAGCAGGTCACAGGATTGGCACACTAAGTGTCCACAGATAACTGTGCTATTGTCCTGGAAGACAGGTTCAGGGTCTTCAAAACTCTTCCATGCCTGGCCCTAGGTCTGGAACCGGTGGGATTCTCCAAGGGGCAGAGGTCACACACTCTGGGGCCTGGGCTCTCTCCCGCTGTTGAGGAGGTCCGTGAGCTCCCCGATGTACTTGATGGTGTACTTGAGTGTCTGGATCTTGGTGAGCGGCTGGCCTCTCTGGCTGTAGACAGGTGGCAGGTATTTCCGGAGCGTGTGGAGGGCATCTGCCAAGGTCCGCATCCTGAGTTTCTCTCTCTCGCTGGCCTTGCGTCTCCGCTGGACGGACATCTTGACTTTGCTGCCCTTCTGGCCTTTGAGACCACCAGCAGCTTGTAGGTAGGCCGGTTGGAAAGCTAACATGCTGTAATCCAGCTCAACTAGGCCACCAGCCCCATGGCTGCTGTAGCCATCGCTGCCTCCTGTGCTGGCCCCACTGTGCCCGCAGGGCAGTGCGACCTCAGAGTACGACTCCAGGGAAGGAACCGGGGAGAGGCTCTGAGCAGGAGATGCCTGGCTCAGCTCCAGGGGCCTGGCTCTGCTTTTCCAGTCCCAGGAGGCCAGCAGGCCTGCTGTGTCAGAAGAGTCCAGGCCATCGTCCAGGCTGAGGAAGGTCTCACCCAGGTTGTCCATACCCCCAGAGGCAGCGGTAGAAGGACTCCTTGGCAAATGTGAAAGAAAGTTCTGCTGCCCCGGCCGGAGACCAGCTTTCTTTTATGATGGTGGGGGATCGGGGACAAAGTGGGAAAGGGGCCCCTGGGGGAGGGAGTTCAAAGGAAGAACCAAGGACCAAGATGGAAGATGAACTCCTCAGGTGTCACTTTCTCCTCGTCGATAATTAGCATCTTCCAGCTAAAATGTCTTTAAACAGACCGGCctccaagagaagaaaaaaggaattaTCTTGTTGTAACTAAACCAATTAAGGCTGCATAACCAGGCTTAGCATTGTCCTGTGGAACTCATTAATGGGGGAGCCAAAGAAAACAAACCTGGGCATCTGCAGCAAGGAGAGGCTCCCGGGGGCCTTTGGGCCAGGACGACTCCCCCACCCACACTGAAGAGGTGTTTCAGAGTATGTGgtgtgatgctggagaaggagcatgGGGTTGAAATACTGCGAGCCCTCTGAACTTTGATTCTCTCCTGTGTCAAATGCAGGCACTCTGTTGGATGCTCACTCCTTTCTATCCCTCCACTTTGGTTAACTACCCAAGGTTTTGAAGAATCACTACCCATCCTACTCATCGAAGGGCAAACCTACAGATCCAGTAAGCTGAGACTCTTGATGTGCAGAACTATGCCCTGCTTTAAATGATCAGAGCTGGAAATCCAGTAGCAAGCAGGCGCCAGAAGATGGAACACTCCTTAAAGCCAGGATCTTGCAAGTGTACCTGGCTGGCATTTAGCCTGatgaatgtctttttaaaaatccagtgACACCTCgttttttgaaatgtatagaGGAAGTGTGAAATTAGCAAGAGAGTCAttttccccaccaccaccactccaaATGCCACCGAATGTGTTAAATTGGATGGCCTTGCTAGTTAGCTTCATTTCCTATATGCTCCCACAGACCCTGCACTTTGGAAAAGGAGTTCCAGATTCCCCCATTTGTCCCAGGAACAGAACTTAGTCTGCTTGTGACTCATTGTTCAAAAGAATATTTGCATTAGGGTCACCTTTAGCTTCACATCGATTTGCCCTTCAGTATGGTTATTTCAGCCCCTTTGCAATTGTTAGGAAGAAATGGCAAGGACCTAATTAGAacagttgtgattttttttttttaattagtgaggCTCAGGAAATAAACATCTGAAGCATGTAATCTAGAGAAAAATGCACTCAGCTTTACCATTTTCTGAAGGACACTGAGCCAGGTCTTAGACAATAGTGTCAATGAAATAtagtaaatatattaaattattcttccttttcctcctcctctctgtctctctatctctctgtctctctctcctactctGGTCCAGAAGCCTAGAGTGCAGTGGAATTTATCCAAGAACTTTTCATGTATTATAGTTAACCTTCAGATCTAAAAACGCCAACATTGTACACATGAGAAGGCTGAGGTTCTCAGAGATTAAGAGATTCAGTCACAATCCTTAACAGGAAGTGGCACACTCAGTAGAACATGGCAAATATAAAACTTCAGCACCCATAACTTTACGAAAATAATGTTGCAGCTGTGTGCAGttggtgcacagctgtaatcctagcacttggggaggcagaagcaggcagatttctgcgagttcaaagccaccagcctggtgtacaaagtgaatccaggacagccaaggctacacagagaaaccctgccttgaaaagtcaaataataacaatgatgatgatgtttccCTATGTCAGTCTCTTAGGAGAGAGGCAGGTGACATGAGTGTGACTTAGGACACAAGGTGGCTCAGGTGGCCACCACCAGAGTCAACACTGAGCCTTCCATATTCTCCATATCCAGATTAGCTTATAATAGCATTTCTGCACCAAAAAATTCATGTTTCCCTCCTTTTCACAGTTTCTATCTCAAATcactagtttctttttttcttttgtgatttttttgagacaggaattctctgtgtagccttggctgtcctggactcactttgtagaccaggctagcctcagactcacggagctccacctgcctctgcctcccagagtgctgggattacaggtgggcacTATCGCACCCGGCTTTAAATCACTAATTCTTAAACTAGTTTgcttgattgtttgttttgttttttgtttttcaagacagggtttctctgtgtagccttggctgtcctggacttgctttgtagaccaggctggcttcaaactcacattcatctgcctgcctctgcctccctgagtgctgggattacagacatacaccaccacacccagtgaacaacaacaacttcttcctctttttcctcctcttcctcctcctcttcttttcccaaattatattttccttattttctttttcattgtctttgagacaaggtctctctgtgtagccctggctgtcctggaactctctgtataCACAAGCCTGGCCTTTGcctcctagtgctgagattaaaagcatgtgacACCATGTCCAGCCcaaatttcattttctacataAGAAAATGCCCATCAAATCTTTGGTTCCTGTGGGGAGacaatgtagctcagttggtagaatgcttgcctagtgtTCTTGAGGCGTTGGGTTGAACCCTCAACACTGCATGAACTGAGTGCAGTTACACATTCTTGGCAATCCCAGCGcttaggaagtggaggcaggaggatgagaagttcaagcTCCTTCTCAACTATACATTAAATTCAAAGACAGCCTAAGATTCATGAGACCTTGACTCAAGCAAAACAAGCAGAAATCTTTGGTCCATCGTAGACACCTAATTGGAGTCGGTTCTATTATTGTTGTCACTCATCACAGTGGTACCATCAGTTCAGTTGTCAGACTACTCAGTGCGTTGACTGTTTCTGACCCCAAAAGCATATTATTTGAATAAGGAAATGGCCTGCTTCCATATTCTTAATGTGTACTTTTTCTCTCCAATAAGAAGCAAGATTGGCCCAGATCTGCACTGATATGACCTGTCTCCCTGAGTCATTCTTTGCTCAATCTGAAGAAAGCAAATGGTGAAACGCAACGTGGTATCCCTAGAATTGAAAGGCCTATCTTTGGGTACCCGATGCTGgctccttttcccttcccactCAGTTTCCATCATGTGTTCTAAAGTAGAAAGTTCATCCAGTCAAAATGTCCCAGTAAGCCTTAGCAGAGAGtgtgccacagaggaagagtgagCCAGAGTTCACTCCTTTACAGCAAATGCCTTAGCCCCTCATGGTGTATGTGCTGTGCTTTGGAAAACGGAATTTGGACCTGTCTTTCTCTTCTacatgaaaagcttctgtcagaCTCCTTCCTGGCTCTAAAATATGGAGTCTGCTTGTAACTAGAGTGTTACAAGCAAAGAGTACTTAATTCATAACAACAGGAAGACCTAGGGAGCACTGAGTCCAAGGTTACATCTGCCCTCCAGGGAAGCCCAGCATTATTTGATGCACAAAAGGCTATGGTAGAGATGGGAACAGAATATAATCCCAAATTGCCTGCCTTCAGGAcctgtttttttcctctcttggaACTAATATGGATTGCGTGCTTTGTTTCATACCAAGTAAGACTGCTTATTTTCCGCTGAGTTACTAGGATAAGCTTTTAGTATTTAATTAAATGTCCATGACTCATCTAGTATTTGTAAGTGACTGTGACTATGATTATCACAAACTGtcttaatgaaaaaaataggCTCACTATGAAAATTATTGACTTCAAACACAATGACATTTCTGTGCTAGGCTACACCAGGCAAATCTTTATGGAAGATGGTTCAGGGGCAAAACCTGTCCTATGAGAAACAACACAGAGTACAACTTACATGTACAATCCATATCATCTGCACGTTAGAATCTGTCACACATGTGACATAAACATTGCTGATTACTGCCAGGTACAAGGCTTGGCTGGAAGCCCATCCTTTCCAAGTTGTTCCTGACTGTGTCAGATCTCTGCCATCCTCTCATGAGCAGCCCTTGATTCGGCCCCATCTCTCCTCCTGCCGTTCTAATAATGAATTCATATAAATGTGGATTTCTATTTGGCTGATGGGCACTAAGGACAGAAAGTAAGTTAAATAGCTTTTGTCTTCATCAAACATAGATTAAATGAATAGTCGTCTTCTAGGCTCCTTGCAGCATTTTGAGATCTAACAAAATAACCATCCATACATCCAATGAATGTGATTATGGAGAATTAACTACAGCTATGTATAACATTATCACCACCAATCCTGTTCTGTAAGGGAGAATTTGAGGCGCATAGTTACTCAGTAGTTTCCCCCAATGTAGCACATCTGAAGTCTGATATTACCAGAATTAGAGCCAACTGGAGTCTGGCTAGTAACCACTGGTTTGCTGGGAACAGCTGGAGGCGTCAGATGGACAGCTCCTGTAGTGCTGTTGAGGTTGGCATCCAATCTTGAAATGGAActtggaaaatataaaaagactAGCCTGTGTTCACACAGCAGGCATAGAAGGAACCCCTGAGATTAATCAGTGTCTGGACACTGTAAGAAACGAACAGATATGTAGCAGTCTCCTCCCTGCCTACATTTCTGAGGTAGTAGTCACTCATCATTAGCTAGGATCCaaaaatatgcaaagaaaattctagaaatagACACATCTCGAGTTTCAAATAAGTACCATTTACAGTAGTGTGAAGAAATATGATACCACACCACTGTACTCTACCTAGAACACATGCCATGCCTTCACCTCATCTCCTTACACTGGCATTGTACCATCTCACATTGTCACAAGAAGAGGGGTAAATATAGGACAGCGTGATACtctgaaagagagaaaacacaTTCACGGTGCATTACAGTATAATAAGTTACATATTACATTatgttataatttttttcagttactGCTCTTAGTCTCTTACTGTGCCTAATTTATAAAAACCTCagcatagatacatagatgggataaaatatgtatttctggGGTATTAAAACACATCTCTGGAGAATGTGAGGAGACCATTATAGTCAATTTAGACTGTCCATGTTCCTAAATTACGTGGTTGGGCAAGGCAGGTGCTCATGTAGTTACTTTCTGGTCCCAATAGTGAACATGCCTAACTCTAGCAATGTGAAACAAAGTGCTGTTTGTATGTGAGCCATGCTGTTCCTTGGCCATCCTTAAATTAGTCCTGGTCATGAGAATAGTAATAATGCAAATTATACATTTCTCTAGTGCTAACGTCTTTATTGGTTCTATTGAATTTTAATGATACAGAAATATGATTCCTGTtcttatttcaaaaagaaaaaactaaagtATGGAAATATTGTTTTAGCTGGGCTTCCtggcacacaccttaaatctcagcactcagggaggcaggagcagacaaATTActatgaattcgaggccagcctggtctacaaagcaagtccaggacggccaaggctacacagagaaaccctggggtAGGGGGCAATATTCTGGTTGATGAATTTGAGGGACAGTTTAAACCGAGGCAGGCTGATTCCAGGGGATCAAGACTGCAGCAAGACATATGTCTGTCCCAAGAGAGGTAAGAAACAGGAGAGGGTTGTGAGAGGCCCCTAGCAGCACATCCATGGTAATGCGTGGTtctgtctgcctgcacgctgggTATTCCTTTAACACATCATTAGCATAATCCAACAAGAGACAAGGGTGATATTTAAACATTTCTTATAACAGAAAATTTTAGgatgaacattttatttttattttttatttttttcataaaattaacACGCTCAGGTCCTAATGTCGATAACAGAAATTGTGCTCTCTATTTTCTGAGTTCATATAACTCTTAGTTTGTGCTAAGGACTGAAAATAGGGTCTCTCCTACATTCTCTCATGAAATCAGTGAGGTCGTCTACCTAGGTAGGAAGGTCCTTATCTTACAGGAGAGGGAGCAAAGCTCAGTTGGCAAAAGTTTTGCATAAGAACCAGCTGCACTAATGCCAGAAGTTGCAGCCTTCACTTTCTCTGCAGAGATACTCTGCTGGTGTTGTGTATCttcctttctatttattttctttgatttttgagGTGGAATCTCTGTCTGTAATCTTGGCTGTTTGAtgactcttgatcctcctgcttcagcctcctgatcaCGTGCCTTGACTGGGGTTTTTTGTCTCTACTGGACAGTACATTCTATGCCAGCCTTGTAGCCACAGCCACCCAAGATGCATTGGCCAGTTTGCTTCTGGAATTCTTGACAGGTAAGAGATGGAGCTGGtgtttaattaattcattaatttttattttatttttgagatggggtttctctgtgtagccctgtctgtcctggaattggctttgcagaccaggctggccttggggtGAAATGACTTAAATTGTTTATAAACATGAATGATAAGTCCCAAAgaataaaagattatttttaaaagttaggaAAGAAATATGCTACAATCTCAAAACTTTTAGCCAGGGGAAATGCTGTCATTTCCAAAGCCTCTTCTGAGGATTTGCTATCCAGAAGTTACACTGTCCCTTTCAGTCAGCAAAATATTGAGCCTGGGAAACCATATTCCTGGAACAACAGAGGCTCCCTTCCTCAAATACAGAGAAAATCTCTGGCCCAGTCAAGTGTCAAGAGGCTCTTTGCCTAGCAAAAGTAGAAAATGTGACTTTCTCCAAAAAGTACCCATCCCAAAGCAGCCCTGTCCTGCCTGACTTAGCTTTCTCCCttgaaaaagcaagcaaacaaacaacaacaaaacccaccagATATgttcatttcagaaaaaaaagaaagtactgtCACCACTCTTGCACAAAATGAGGAGTTGTGAGCAGACACAGATTGGAAGGTTGGCAGAGCAGAGAAGGTACAAGGAACATCAGATGATTGTAGGGGCAAtaaaaagaggaagcagaagctAATTCTCTCAAGAAAGCCTGCTCACAGGATGCTTTGGTTATTATTATCGTGTGAGCAACTCGTCTTGGTTCAAAACTCTTAGACTTAGCAAGCAGCCCCAATGACCAAGGTTTTCGACCACCTGAGACTGAGCCGGGTGGGAGGCCTGTGTGCCCCACCGGTGATTCCTCAGCAACTGGCCAGCAGGAGTTACAAAGGGTCCCAGTGTTACATTTACACCTCTTCCCCCTTTTAAGTCCCCTTCTTTATTACCACTGGTATTTGGGGTGGCATTTTAATACCCATGTCAAAAAGTTGAAAGCAGTTTGCAAGGATGTTGTTCTTCAAGGATCACCCTCTGTTTTAACCAGActgaagaacaaaaagaaaagtacaaagTAACTCCTCCGTTAGTCTCCAGTGATGCTCAAACTATTACTAAAATGGATACTGAAAATGCTTTCAGTAGGATGTCTACCCAGAGCTTTGCCTCTGCTTTTGCCCATGTTTAATCTGGATTTCTGATATTTTTGAATGAGCCGACAGCTACAAGGCAAATAACAAGGCAGAGAACAAATTGGGAAACGTGTTTCTCAGTATTTCAATATGAGCTAGTCAAATATGATAGTCAAAAGGTTACTGCTATGAAAATTTCATACAGATAAGAAAAACACCAACTTGCTACTGGGGAAATGAACAGCTTGCAAAAGAAGCTCAAGTGgctaataaacagaaaaaaaaatgtttacctcATTAGTAATCAAAGACATGCAAATGGAATCAATGAGGCAAGGCCATTTTTCACCTCCCAAATTGCCATAGTctgaaagagggggaggaagtgGTCCTTCCCCCATGCTGCTACGGTACAATCAATTGTTTTTTTAAGAAGGTATTTTAGGCTGAAATGTAATTTAGGCACAAGGATTTGTTCTATAGAATTAAACAAATACGCAATCAAATAATTGTGAACAAGAATAGTCACCATagtaataaaagtaaatttttcaATCAAATATCTGATAGCAAAGAGGCGATTATGTAAATTATGTGTCCTTCAGTGTGAACAAATACTGTGTGTTCATGAAAGCAGGGGAATTGTGCTATGAAGAACACTTAATGTAAGAAATATAATCTGACATTACAGTGTTTTAAGCAGGATATATAAAATTGATGTTTTGACTCACTTTAACATTTTTcaattttaactttattattttatgtgtatgaacatTTTGCCtgatgtatatctgtgcaccacatgtatccTTGGtatccatggaagccagaagaaggcattggatcctctggaactagagttttgaatagttgtgagcagccatgtaggttctgggaatagaacctaggtccttagaagagcagccactgcttttAAATGCTGAACCATCTTTTCAGTCCCactttaatattttaatagaaaaaaaacaataaattgttgagagtggggtattgatgGTAATAGGAAGTGAGAAGggatatatagacacacacacacacacacacacacatatatatataaacatatattgagagagtaattttggtttttttcttaagGATAATatagacaaaacaacaacaacaagaacaacaacaaaataataggaGGAAATTTTTTCCGACAGAGACAGAAAAGGTTGGTGTTTTTCCCTTCCCAATATTATAGTACTGAGCAGCTCAGCATTCTCCCCAGCGCTTTGAGGGCCAAGCAGCCTTGCCTCCCCCCACCTACAGCAGACTTGAAACACATAGCAGGGCTGCTGCTTAAATGCAAGTCTGGAGTCTACATTTGCATGTAGTATCTACTTTCCTGATGAAAAGAGTGTCTTGAGAGACAGGGAATATGTTTCAATAACATGAGAGAGAAATTCCACTTCTGTCTCTTGGGAATTTGGATTTCTAAGTCTGAGCTGGAGCCTGATTGGCCCTATTTTTACTAAACAAGGCAGTTGTTAACTAGGAAGCTGGTCAGATGGACGGTGTCCTGAGGTACAAGAGCACCTGAGCTTGGCCAGGAGCATTTAAagtagtgcttctcaacctgcAGGTTGCAACCCCTTCAAGGGTCAAAGAACTTTTTCACATGGGTTGTGTAAGACCATCAttaaacacagacatttacattatgagccataacagtatcaaaagggcagttatgaaatagcaatgaaaatgattttacggttgggggccagcacaacctgaggaactatattaaagggctgcagcatggggaaggttgagaaccgctgataTAAAAAGTGACAAGAACCCACCCTGTGCTGACCCATTGCCTTGGCTGATGAGATCACAGGACACAGGGTGCAGGACTCAAAAAGCTCTGGACTTTAGCAACGCCTCGACTTTTCACATTATCAAAAGTTCCCTTCAggtggaagagatggctcagcagttgagactGCAGACTGTTGTTGAGGAGGACTGGATTTTGGTTCCTCAAACCGACTTTTGGcatctcacaaccacctgtaacttcagctccagggaatccaatgccttcttctggcatctgcgggcactgcactcacaggtgcatacagacacatgcacacacaatttaaaacaaaaacaactatataTGCAAGCAACATTAAATGGACTCGGCAGGTTgcgtgtgtttatttatttgcatatataacaataataactaaTATGAGGCTTTGAATTTGAAAGGGAGAGGAGATAAGAGATAAGGAGAGGGATCGGAGAGATGAGATGAAAGGGATAAATGATATATTATAACTAAAAAAATGTAAGACTAGTATCAAGACATTAAATATATACTTGGTATCTTTCTAGACAGAATACTATGCCCTAAATTAACCCATTGTTTTTCGAAATTGGAGATTTATttgttctaatttaaaaaaaaaatatttaaccaaAACCTAAAACACAACACCACTTCCACCCCAAACCTCCCTGGGCAACTTCTCTGCCTGTTGATCATTTAAGACTACTCACCATCAAGCTCTGCTGGCCCTTCCGTGTATGTCCCTACTCCATAGACCCACTCTGGGTTTGGTTCTAATGGGGCTCCACAGGCCACTGgcttatggtttgtttgtttgtctgtttttattttctatgtgggGGCATTTTCCCTGAATGTAGTTCTCCCAGAGGGCCAGAAAGAACATCCCCCCAAACTAACTGGAGCTACAAGTAGGTACAAAAATCAAACTAAAaatctgcaagagtagcaagtgctcttaagcacggagccatctctccagcccctggtctgCATTTCTTTTTATCAGCTGTCGGCTGGGTTGTACCTTTCACTCagtttcactctctctctctctctctctctctctctctctctctctctctctgcttatttcattttgtttttcaagacagggcttctctgtataccTTGGCTatcctcagactcagagatccacctgcctctgcctcccaagtgctggggtaaaAGATGTGTGCCACTTTGCTGAGCTCAGTTCTCTCTTGATTGCTCATATTCTTCAAGTCCAAGCCAAAATCTTGTCCAGAGTCCCTTTCTGCCAACTCTCAGTAACCATTTCTTCTTACAAGCCAGATTAGATGTTTAGTTTCTTAcattttcaattatttcttttgggggggattttttttattttaatttttattaattacagttcattcactttgtatcccctctcagttatttcttttatttaccttttaaagTTAGAGAAGCCTTCATGATTTCTAGTTCAGAAATATTGCCTAAGAGTctgtgaaatttttttcatgtatgttACATCTATGGGATGTCACAGCAACCCCAAGAGGTAGGTCAAATTATCTCTGCTGAAAAGTAAAGAACCAAAGACAGCGAGGCTTGTCACATCTATAGCAAAGCTTATGCATCCATGGCAGAATTTAAGAGTGTTCCATGGGAAAGGAACTGGGGGCTCTCCTATAGGCAAATCTAAAACACAAAAAGCTCTCAGGGTTGTCCAGCTCTAAGCTGGGAACAAGATCTCACGTTGAAGAACAGCTGCACCATGGCACCAAGAGACTGTCATCACTCCAGCCGTGGGCTCATGACTGCAGCTGTTGCTACCTTTCAGAGCCAGCCAGACAGCTGTTGCCAGGAGATGGATTCagacagaacaaaggaaagagtTTGCAATAATGACCATGGCTGTATGTGTGCGCACGATGTTCTCCATCCTGTAGCTCAAAGCATTCTAAAGATATAATCTAATTACTTCTCAGGAAGGCCATGCTTGGAGAAAGCCAGACATGGAGAGAAGAAAGGCTGCCTTCAAACTGCCTTTGTGTAATATTGTTAAATCTGGAAGTAAGCTTTGCAGGGGTTTGCACAAGGCTTTTAGTCACTTATGATAGCATTTGCAGTGGGCACTGAAGAGAGTGTCCTTGTTCTTAGCAGAGCTGCGGAGCCCCCACAGTGTCTCTGCTGAGGAACTGGTAATAGAACAAGAGATTACTTC
This is a stretch of genomic DNA from Meriones unguiculatus strain TT.TT164.6M chromosome 1, Bangor_MerUng_6.1, whole genome shotgun sequence. It encodes these proteins:
- the Msgn1 gene encoding mesogenin-1, which gives rise to MDNLGETFLSLDDGLDSSDTAGLLASWDWKSRARPLELSQASPAQSLSPVPSLESYSEVALPCGHSGASTGGSDGYSSHGAGGLVELDYSMLAFQPAYLQAAGGLKGQKGSKVKMSVQRRRKASEREKLRMRTLADALHTLRKYLPPVYSQRGQPLTKIQTLKYTIKYIGELTDLLNSGREPRPQSV